CCAAGAAGGTCACCGGGTTGCCGGTGATCGCGGTCGGTTCGGTCGGGCTGGAGACGCAGTTCCGAAGTGAGAAGCGGGGACAGATCATTCAGCCCGCGTCCGTCGACCGCCTGCTCGAGCAGTTCGACGCCGGTGAATTCGACATCGTGGCAATCGGACGTGCCCTGCTCGCCGATCCCGGGTGGGTGAATCGGCTGCGTGCCGGCGAGCTCGATGGATTCTCCGGCTACGACCCGGAGACCGCGCTCTCTGCACTCGCCTGATCGGGTCCCCACGCCCTGACTCGTGACTACGGTGACCGTATGTCACCCGGCTACAGCGTCGACGATCTGCCCCTCATCGACACCGAGGTGCTGATCATCGGGGCCGGTCCCACCGGCCTGATGGCCGCTCTGGTACTCGCCCGTCGTGGTGTGCCCGCAGTCGTGGTGGATCGCAAAGCGGGCCCGACCCGGGAATCTCGGGCGTTGGCAGTGCAAGCTCGCACGATGGAGGTCTACGACCAGCTCGGGTTGGCCGGCACCGTACTCGAAAAGGCCAACTCGGCGTTGCGGATTCAGGTCGGCGGATCGTCCCGCGGGATCGGTCCGAACCTGATGAATCTGCAGGATGGTGCCACACGATTTCCGGGCATCCAGATCTTCGAGCAGAGCCGGAACGAGGAGTTGCTCGTCGGCGCGCTGACCGCGGGCGGCGGTGACATCCGCTGGCGGCACCGTCTCGTCGACCTGCAAGACAAGACCGCGGAGCCAGACGGCCGCGTCGAGGCGTTACTCGAAGACGGCGAGGGCAGCCTCCATCGCGTACGGGCCCGCTGGTGCATCGGAGCCGACGGAGCCGCATCAGCGGTGCGGCGCGAACTGAACCTGCCGTTCGAGGGTAAAACCGACGACGCGACGTTCTGGGTCGCCGATGTCCGCGACGTGCGCGGGGTGCCCGACGGGGCGGTCAACATCCGGCCGGGCAAGCGCACCTTCGTCGCGGTCTTCCCGCTGGGGCCCGGCGGTCACGTCCGGCTGTTGGGTCTGGCCGCCAAGGACACCATCACGCAGGACGAAGCGCTCAGCGCCGTGGCTGCCGAGTTCGGGCTGACACACGGTCCGGTGGAATGGTTTTCGACGTACCGGGTGCATCACCGCGTGTCGGCGAAGTTCCGTGTCGGGTCGATCTTCCTGGCTGGGGACGCCGCACACGTGCACTCCCCCGTCGGCGGTCAGGGGATGAACACGGGTCTGCAGGACGCTCACAACCTGGCGATGCTGCTGGCGGATGTGGCCCACAACCGCGTGGACGGGCACGCACTCGACCGCTATGAACGGGAACGCCGGCCTGTGGCGCTGACCCTGGTCAACGTC
Above is a window of Mycolicibacterium baixiangningiae DNA encoding:
- a CDS encoding FAD-dependent monooxygenase encodes the protein MSPGYSVDDLPLIDTEVLIIGAGPTGLMAALVLARRGVPAVVVDRKAGPTRESRALAVQARTMEVYDQLGLAGTVLEKANSALRIQVGGSSRGIGPNLMNLQDGATRFPGIQIFEQSRNEELLVGALTAGGGDIRWRHRLVDLQDKTAEPDGRVEALLEDGEGSLHRVRARWCIGADGAASAVRRELNLPFEGKTDDATFWVADVRDVRGVPDGAVNIRPGKRTFVAVFPLGPGGHVRLLGLAAKDTITQDEALSAVAAEFGLTHGPVEWFSTYRVHHRVSAKFRVGSIFLAGDAAHVHSPVGGQGMNTGLQDAHNLAMLLADVAHNRVDGHALDRYERERRPVALTLVNVTDRAFTVIGRRGPSAGLLRTAFGALAFGFFPLVTRTSLGARLGGYIGQYRIRYHYTAAADQTEWARDPVVGLRLPPVADNQRALDTMNWQLHTYGAGTIVRPDVPEWIVGPQEFGDDPHGRLRSDRLYLVRPDHFVAASFPLQGNNVDGAQLSDALTGHRLVHVGH